A single Bacillus sp. HMF5848 DNA region contains:
- a CDS encoding BCCT family transporter: protein MRRNTIDTPFFMLAVLSVVLLCSVIFMDPVASETWLQTIHSKLINGVGVLYLWIGFMSLLFLVYVAFSRYGQIRFGHKDEKPAFSNFSWVAMIFCAGIGSGVMYWGTIEWAFYFVSPPFHLPVGSSEAIEWSTAYGLFHWGPTAWAIYTLPALPIGYLYHVKGKSILKISEACAPILGKYSNGILGRIIDLLFLVGLLGASGTTLGLSVPMIAAGVTKLTGIQHTYSLDLIILAICTVIFSVSVYVGLEKGIKKLSDLNVYIAMFVLCCVFLLGPTIFILKVSTNSIGLVLDSFLRLNTWLDPIAQSGFPEKWTLFYWAWWIVYAPFVGLFIAKISKGRTVKQVIVGSILSGSFGCWLFFSILGNYGLFLELRGILPVTQLLQNNGAPEAFVTILHTLPYGSVVVMLFSILAIIFLATTFDTSSYMLAAVTQRHVHGDPIRWNRLFWAFMLALPPTALMFIGGLDALQAVTIIAALPSIPIMILLGLSFLKLVR, encoded by the coding sequence ATGAGAAGAAATACAATTGATACACCCTTCTTTATGTTAGCGGTACTTTCAGTTGTACTTTTATGTTCAGTTATTTTTATGGACCCAGTAGCTTCAGAAACGTGGCTTCAAACCATTCATAGTAAATTGATCAATGGTGTTGGTGTGTTATATTTGTGGATTGGATTTATGTCTTTACTTTTTTTAGTTTACGTAGCATTTAGTCGATATGGTCAAATAAGATTTGGTCATAAAGATGAAAAACCAGCGTTTTCTAATTTTAGCTGGGTGGCGATGATTTTTTGTGCTGGTATTGGGTCTGGAGTCATGTATTGGGGTACGATAGAATGGGCGTTTTATTTTGTTAGTCCACCATTTCATTTACCGGTTGGCTCGAGCGAAGCGATTGAGTGGAGTACAGCATATGGGTTGTTTCATTGGGGGCCGACAGCTTGGGCTATTTATACATTGCCTGCTTTACCAATTGGATACTTATATCATGTGAAAGGCAAATCAATTTTAAAAATAAGTGAAGCGTGTGCGCCAATCTTAGGTAAGTATAGCAATGGGATATTAGGCAGAATAATAGATTTGTTATTTTTAGTAGGCTTGTTAGGTGCGTCGGGAACAACGCTAGGACTAAGTGTGCCAATGATTGCTGCAGGTGTTACGAAGTTAACAGGTATTCAGCATACATATAGTCTCGACCTTATCATTTTGGCAATCTGCACGGTTATTTTTTCAGTAAGTGTATATGTAGGGCTTGAAAAAGGAATTAAAAAATTGAGTGATTTAAATGTTTATATTGCTATGTTTGTTTTATGTTGTGTGTTTTTGTTAGGCCCGACCATTTTCATTTTAAAAGTTTCAACCAATAGCATCGGCTTGGTACTCGATTCCTTTTTACGTTTAAATACGTGGCTCGATCCAATTGCACAATCAGGCTTTCCAGAGAAATGGACATTATTTTATTGGGCATGGTGGATTGTATATGCTCCATTCGTTGGATTATTTATCGCCAAAATATCCAAAGGACGAACGGTGAAGCAAGTGATAGTTGGATCTATTCTTTCAGGGTCCTTTGGATGCTGGCTGTTTTTTTCAATACTAGGGAATTATGGATTATTCCTCGAATTGAGAGGTATTTTACCTGTGACTCAGCTTTTACAAAATAACGGAGCACCCGAAGCTTTTGTCACTATTTTGCATACTTTGCCCTATGGAAGTGTAGTAGTTATGCTGTTTTCCATACTAGCCATTATTTTTTTAGCAACAACGTTTGATACCTCATCCTACATGCTTGCGGCAGTTACACAACGTCACGTTCATGGTGATCCTATTAGGTGGAACAGGCTATTTTGGGCGTTTATGTTGGCACTTCCGCCAACAGCTCTCATGTTTATAGGAGGGTTAGACGCACTACAAGCGGTTACTATTATCGCAGCCCTTCCATCTATTCCCATTATGATTTTACTAGGATTGTCTTTTTTAAAGCTAGTTCGCTAA
- a CDS encoding aldo/keto reductase, translating into MTKNLQSTTTLHNGVQMPWFGLGVFQVKEGEEVVESVKTAIEAGYRSIDTAAIYGNEEGVGKAIAESDVPREELFITTKVWNSKQGYDSTLEAFEESMQKLGLDYLDLYLIHWPVPEQNKYVETWKALEKLYKDGRIRAIGVSNFQIHHLQDLIDQCDIVPMVNQVEYHPRLAQKELHEFCKANNVQLEAWSPLMQGKILDNPTLVEIANKYGKSTAQVILRWDLQNEVVTIPKSVKPQRIVDNANIFDFELSQDDIDKINSLNEESRIGPNPDEFNRV; encoded by the coding sequence ATGACAAAAAATCTACAAAGCACAACAACGTTGCACAACGGGGTGCAAATGCCATGGTTTGGGCTTGGTGTATTCCAGGTCAAAGAAGGTGAAGAAGTGGTTGAGTCAGTAAAAACAGCTATTGAAGCTGGCTACCGAAGCATTGACACAGCAGCTATTTACGGTAATGAAGAAGGTGTTGGAAAAGCAATCGCTGAATCAGATGTACCGCGTGAAGAGTTGTTCATTACAACAAAGGTCTGGAACAGTAAACAAGGTTATGATTCTACTCTTGAAGCATTTGAGGAAAGCATGCAAAAACTCGGCTTAGATTATCTAGATTTATACTTAATCCATTGGCCTGTTCCTGAACAAAACAAATATGTAGAAACATGGAAAGCACTTGAAAAGCTTTATAAAGATGGGCGTATTCGTGCTATTGGTGTGAGTAACTTCCAAATTCATCACCTACAGGATTTGATTGATCAATGTGATATTGTACCAATGGTGAATCAAGTAGAGTATCACCCTCGTCTAGCTCAGAAAGAATTACATGAGTTTTGTAAAGCGAACAACGTTCAACTAGAAGCATGGTCACCACTGATGCAAGGTAAAATACTTGACAACCCAACATTAGTTGAGATTGCTAATAAATACGGAAAATCAACTGCACAAGTCATCTTACGTTGGGATTTGCAGAATGAAGTGGTTACAATACCAAAGTCTGTGAAGCCGCAACGCATTGTCGACAATGCAAACATTTTTGATTTCGAGTTATCACAAGATGATATAGACAAGATTAACAGTTTGAACGAAGAAAGCCGTATAGGGCCAAATCCTGACGAATTTAATCGCGTTTAA
- a CDS encoding YceI family protein, with protein MTKANWVIDLAHSEIEFSVRHMMISNVKGTFENFEAQIEADPTDLTSASIEFSVDVNSINTRNSDRDNHLRSADFFDVENFPKMTFSSKQIEKTDEGEYAVTGDLTIHGTTNTETFNVTFEGQGKDPWGNEKAGFSASGTVNRSDYGLKWNAPLETGGVLIGDKIKIGMQIQAAKA; from the coding sequence ATGACAAAAGCAAATTGGGTTATTGATTTAGCACATAGCGAGATAGAATTTTCAGTTCGTCACATGATGATTTCAAACGTAAAAGGCACATTTGAAAATTTTGAGGCTCAGATTGAAGCTGATCCAACAGATTTAACTTCTGCTTCTATTGAATTTTCGGTTGATGTCAATAGTATTAACACACGTAACTCTGACCGTGACAATCATTTACGTTCAGCAGACTTCTTTGATGTAGAAAACTTTCCTAAAATGACATTTTCATCAAAACAAATAGAAAAAACAGATGAGGGAGAATATGCTGTTACGGGTGACTTAACTATACATGGCACAACGAATACAGAAACGTTTAATGTTACTTTCGAAGGGCAAGGAAAAGACCCATGGGGAAATGAGAAAGCTGGATTCAGTGCAAGTGGTACAGTTAATAGAAGTGATTATGGGTTGAAATGGAATGCACCTTTAGAAACGGGTGGCGTATTAATTGGAGATAAAATTAAAATTGGAATGCAAATTCAAGCTGCAAAAGCGTAA
- a CDS encoding Gfo/Idh/MocA family protein — protein MTIRVGIIGCGGIANFKHMPSLAKIEEVHMVAFCDVNVERAEKAKGEYGKPEASVYSDYKTMLTEAKLDVVHVCTPNISHAEISIAAMEAGCHVMCEKPMAKTTDEARTMVEAAKRTGKKLTIGYQNRFRKDSSYLHSICEENALGDIYYAKAKAIRRRAVPTWGVFLDEEAQGGGPLIDIGTHALDLTLWMMDNYKPKYVVGNVYRKLADTENAANAWGPWDPSKYTVEDSAFGFITMENGATIVLEASWALNTLDVGEAKTTLCGTKGGADMENGLRINGEDHSVLYEKNIELQVGGVDFYDSTGDDPADIEAKQWIDSVLNNTEPVVKPEQALVVTQILEAIYESAKINKPVYFS, from the coding sequence ATGACTATACGAGTAGGCATTATCGGGTGTGGTGGGATAGCAAACTTTAAGCATATGCCAAGCCTAGCAAAGATAGAAGAAGTACATATGGTAGCTTTTTGCGATGTAAATGTTGAACGTGCGGAAAAAGCTAAAGGTGAATATGGTAAGCCTGAAGCAAGCGTATATTCTGATTATAAAACGATGTTAACTGAAGCGAAATTGGATGTTGTGCATGTTTGCACACCTAATATTTCTCACGCAGAGATTTCAATTGCTGCCATGGAGGCTGGTTGCCATGTAATGTGTGAAAAGCCGATGGCAAAAACAACGGATGAAGCTCGTACGATGGTGGAAGCAGCAAAGCGTACGGGTAAAAAATTGACAATTGGATACCAAAATCGATTTAGAAAGGACTCTTCATACTTACATTCTATTTGTGAGGAAAACGCGCTAGGGGATATATATTATGCGAAAGCAAAGGCGATTCGTCGCCGAGCTGTTCCCACATGGGGTGTTTTTCTTGATGAAGAAGCACAGGGTGGTGGACCACTAATTGATATCGGAACACACGCCCTTGATTTGACTTTATGGATGATGGATAACTATAAGCCTAAATATGTTGTAGGTAATGTATATCGTAAGCTTGCGGATACAGAAAATGCCGCCAATGCATGGGGACCATGGGATCCGAGTAAATATACAGTAGAAGATTCTGCCTTCGGATTTATTACGATGGAAAATGGAGCTACTATTGTTCTTGAGGCAAGCTGGGCACTAAATACATTAGATGTTGGTGAAGCAAAAACGACATTATGTGGTACAAAAGGTGGAGCCGACATGGAAAATGGCTTGCGTATTAACGGTGAGGACCACAGTGTTTTATATGAAAAAAATATTGAATTGCAAGTGGGCGGAGTCGATTTTTATGATAGCACCGGAGATGATCCAGCTGATATTGAGGCGAAACAATGGATTGACAGTGTCCTGAATAATACAGAGCCAGTGGTAAAGCCTGAGCAAGCATTAGTCGTCACACAAATTTTAGAGGCGATATATGAATCAGCGAAAATAAATAAACCTGTTTATTTTAGTTAA